The Malus domestica chromosome 06, GDT2T_hap1 genome has a segment encoding these proteins:
- the LOC114825606 gene encoding alpha,alpha-trehalose-phosphate synthase [UDP-forming] 5-like, with translation MVSRSYSSLLDLTSGDSPTFGREKKRFPRVATVAGVLSEFDDDNSNSVGSDAPSSIAQERMIIVGNQLPLRAHRRDDGEWYFSWDEDSLLLQLKDGLGEDVEVVYIGCLKEEIDPSEQDDVAQTLLDTFKCVPAFIPPDLFSKFYHGFCKQHLWPLFHYMLPLSPDLGGRFDRSLWQAYVSVNKIFADKVMEVISPDDDLVWVHDYHLMVLPTFLRKRFNRLRLGFFLHSPFPSSEIYRTLPVRDDLLRALLNSDLIGFHTFDYARHFLSCCSRMLGLSYQSKRGYIGLEYYGRTVSIKILPVGIHIHQLQNVLNLPETESKVAELQDQFRGKTVLLGVDDMDIFKGISLKLLAMEQLLSQHPDKRGKVVLVQVANPARGRGKDVREVQVETDATVKRINETFGREGYKPVVLIDTPLQFYERIAYYVIAECCLVTAVRDGMNLIPYEYIICRQGNEKLDETLGLNPTTPKKSMLVVSEFIGCSPSLSGAIRVNPWNIDAVAEAMDSALMVPEAEKQLRHEKHYRYVITHDVAYWARSFLQDLERACRDHMRRRCWGIGFGLGFRVIVLDPNFRKLSVELIVSAYKRTKNRAILLDYDGAMMLPGSIITTPNTEAVGILNNLCNDPKNVVFLVSGKDRKTLTKWFSSCEKLGIAAEHGYYVRSNHNADWETCISIPDFDWKQIAEPVMQLYTETTDGSTIETKESALVWNYQYADPDFGFCQAKELLDHLESVLANEPVSVKSGQHIVEVKPQGVNKGLVAERLLVAMKQKAMLPDFVLCIGDDRSDEDMFEAIMSSRDSLSPVAEVFACTVGQKPSKAKYYLEDTTEILRMLQGLANASEQSAKSAAAQLSQRVLALEK, from the exons ATGGTTTCAAGGTCCTATTCTAGCTTACTTGACCTTACTTCTGGTGACTCCCCAACTTTTGGCCGCGAGAAGAAGAGGTTTCCCCGAGTGGCAACTGTCGCTGGAGTATTGTCTGAGTTTGATGATGACAACAGTAATAGTGTTGGCTCTGATGCTCCGTCATCCATTGCTCAAGAACGGATGATCATAGTGGGAAATCAGCTTCCACTTCGGGCCCATCGGAGAGACGATGGCGAATGGTACTTTAGCTGGGATGAGGATTCACTTCTTTTGCAGCTCAAAGATGGCCTGGGAGAAGATGTAGAAGTAGTCTATATTGGTTGCCTTAAAGAAGAAATTGACCCAAGTGAGCAAGATGATGTAGCCCAAACTTTGCTTGATACTTTCAAATGCGTCCCTGCATTTATCCCTCCTGATCTTTTTAGTAAATTTTATCATGGTTTTTGTAAACAACATTTGTGGCCTTTATTTCATTACATGCTTCCTCTCTCACCAGATCTTGGTGGTAGGTTTGATCGGTCTCTATGGCAAGCTTATGTTTCCGTGAACAAGATATTTGCAGATAAAGTAATGGAAGTGATTAGCCCTGATGATGATTTGGTGTGGGTTCATGACTACCATTTGATGGTGTTGCCAACATTTTTGAGGAAGAGGTTTAATAGATTGAGGCTTGGATTCTTTCTCCACAGCCCGTTCCCTTCGTCTGAGATATACAGGACACTTCCTGTAAGAGATGACCTTCTAAGAGCACTTCTGAATTCTGACCTTATTGGCTTCCATACTTTTGATTATGCTAGGCACTTCCTCTCTTGTTGTAGTAGAATGCTTGGCCTTTCATATCAATCTAAGCGAGGATACATCGGGCTCGAGTATTATGGTCGCACTGTAAGCATTAAGATTCTTCCTGTTGGGATACACATACACCAGCTCCAAAATGTGTTGAATCTTCCAGAGACTGAATCTAAAGTTGCCGAGTTGCAAGATCAGTTTAGGGGGAAAACTGTTTTGCTTGGGGTTGATGATATGGACATATTTAAAGGAATCAGCTTGAAACTTTTGGCCATGGAACAATTGCTTAGTCAACATCCTGATAAGAGGGGTAAGGTTGTTTTGGTTCAAGTTGCTAACCCTGCCAGAGGCCGGGGAAAAGATGTCCGGGAGGTCCAGGTAGAAACTGATGCCACAGTGAAGAGGATCAATGAGACATTTGGAAGGGAAGGATACAAACCTGTGGTCTTGATTGATACCCCGCTTCAGTTTTATGAGCGAATTGCTTATTATGTAATTGCGGAGTGTTGTCTTGTTACAGCGGTGAGGGATGGAATGAATCTTATACCCTATGAGTATATTATCTGCCGCCAAGGAAATGAGAAGCTAGATGAGACTTTAGGACTAAACCCAACAACCCCAAAGAAAAGCATGCTAGTGGTATCCGAGTTTATAGGGTGCTCTCCATCACTAAGTGGGGCAATCCGAGTCAACCCGTGGAACATTGATGCTGTTGCCGAAGCTATGGATTCTGCTCTTATGGTGCCAGAGGCAGAAAAACAGTTGCGACACGAGAAACATTATAGGTATGTCATTACACATGATGTTGCATATTGGGCGCGCAGCTTCTTGCAGGATCTTGAAAGGGCATGTAGGGATCATATGAGGAGAAGGTGCTGGGGAATTGGTTTTGGCTTAGGGTTCCGGGTGATTGTTTTGGATCCAAATTTCAGAAAGCTTTCAGTTGAACTTATTGTTTCAGCTTATAAAAGGACCAAGAATCGAGCGATTCTTTTGGATTATGATGGTGCTATGATGCTGCCGGGTTCAATTATTACCACTCCTAATACAGAGGCTGTTGGAATCTTGAACAATTTATGCAATGATCCCAAGAATGTTGTCTTTCTTGTTAGTGGGAAAGACAGAAAGACTTTAACCAAGTGGTTTTCTTCTTGTGAAAAGCTTGGGATTGCTGCAGAGCATGGCTATTATGTGAG GTCAAATCATAATGCCGACTGGGAAACTTGTATCTCTATTCCAGATTTTGATTGGAAACAGATTGCTGAGCCAGTAATGCAGTTATATACCGAAACAACCGATGGTTCTACCATAGAGACCAAAGAAAGTGCTCTTGTTTGGAATTATCAATACGCAGATCCAGATTTTGGCTTTTGTCAGGCTAAGGAGCTTCTAGATCACCTGGAAAGTGTTCTTGCCAATGAGCCAGTGTCTGTCAAGAGTGGTCAGCACATTGTAGAAGTTAAACCTCAG GGTGTCAACAAAGGCCTTGTAGCAGAACGTCTCCTCGTAGCAATGAAACAGAAAGCAATGCTTCCAGATTTTGTTCTGTGTATTGGGGATGACAGGTCCGACGAAGACATGTTTGAGGCGATAATGAGTTCAAGGGACTCTCTGTCTCCGGTGGCTGAAGTGTTTGCTTGCACTGTCGGTCAGAAGCCCAGCAAGGCCAAGTACTACCTGGAAGACACAACTGAGATTTTGAGAATGTTACAGGGGCTGGCCAATGCTTCGGAGCAGTCGGCCAAAAGCGCTGCAGCGCAGCTTTCTCAGCGAGTACTTGCTTTAGAAAAGTAA